In Duganella zoogloeoides, a single genomic region encodes these proteins:
- a CDS encoding chaperone modulator CbpM, whose protein sequence is MATGNETIVTAVVIDEVALTLDELAHACAVEPGWVVQRVRTGVLLETAPDDHAVWRFTSADLVRARRLWQIERDFEANDDVAALVVDLTEEISRLRQKLNAAGVR, encoded by the coding sequence ATGGCAACAGGCAATGAAACCATCGTCACAGCGGTGGTGATCGACGAAGTGGCCCTGACTCTGGACGAACTGGCGCACGCGTGCGCGGTGGAGCCGGGCTGGGTGGTGCAACGCGTGCGTACCGGCGTGCTGCTCGAAACGGCGCCCGACGATCATGCGGTATGGCGCTTCACCAGCGCCGACCTGGTGCGCGCACGGCGCCTGTGGCAGATCGAGCGCGATTTCGAAGCCAACGACGATGTTGCGGCGCTGGTGGTGGATCTGACGGAGGAGATTTCGCGGCTGCGCCAGAAGCTCAATGCCGCCGGCGTGCGATAG